In Miscanthus floridulus cultivar M001 chromosome 19, ASM1932011v1, whole genome shotgun sequence, the DNA window acattcggcccgaaccagtataaatcttgtgtcctttagcgcaccatccgagcctaacgcgcattactataaatttatttgccggtgcttgtacgaaacaccgacagcagGTGCCAACGAGACTAGTAAGCTTCCTTGAATATACACTCGAACCCCGCCACGTCGAACTTTGTAAGCGCTCGAAGTGCGGCCCTTTTTACGGAGTCGAGTGGGCCCTGAAATATCTACAGTAAGTCTGTCACTACCTGGGTATCCGACGAAATTAAATCTGAATTCCAATCGTCAGTTAGCAGTTGACAGCTGCTTGTCACAACGAAATACTAATAAATCATTTAGGTCTTGTTTGAATGTAGTCGAATTCGCATCAATCAATATGTATTGAGGTGAATTGGAGTGTAACTTAAACTAAATTCTACTCCAACATATATGGATTGAGGTGAATTCGATAACATCCCAACGAGAGGGAAATTGTTGGTTGAATTACCATCTGAACGAGTACAAGATGGGAAACTTACCATTGAAATTTGAAAGTTGGGTCAAATGATGGGCACGGTAGATTAGACTTCGTTCACGTGCTGTTTCGATCCGTGCAGCTCCAGTGGTTTGCTACTCTACGATATTATTCTTTCTGGCTCCTGTGGTCGCCTGTGGGAAACGTTTGAAACAGTACCGTCGCCTTCTATCGGTCACTCCACCCCTAATTAGCATCTCCATCATATCTCTGTCACCTTTAATTTTAATATCTCCGCCGTATACTTGACTAGTTCCTTTGCCCCTCTATACGAGTCAATTAGCAATATCTGCACAAATGTATCACTATAACTTTTCTCAAGGGGAAAGGGATATTAATAAGTTGGCACACTACATctctaaattataaaaaaaactaaaattaagAAAATACAATATTCTATCTAGGTCCTTTCATAATCTTCTTCGTTAGTGTAGACAATACAAGATTTGACATTCTAGAACTAGATTGGAACTCATGTGAACCAATAAAAGAACATCAATGGTTGCATCAACGCAAGTATTTTTTTTTGAACCGTGGATACATCAACATGTTGTTTGTAGACAAAATTAAAATCATTTGCTACCAAAGTATATTTCATAATCAGTCTACCAATACTTACTAAAATTAAGTTGCCAGTTTGCAACTCTCTTTTAGGAGTTAACGGTATAAGgatcaaagttaaaaatatttaACTTTTACATTGTCCCAATCCTTAAAACCCGAATTCAAGTTCCTAAATTCCAAGTTTCTTCGCAAATTCCTCACATATACGTCCGCACTATGATCCTCAAAAGATCTCACGATTCGACTCCGAATATTGTGGAGCTATGCTACAAGTGGACTAGCGTAATAATTCAGAATTTAGTTTTCATATCTAACGACTAGCATATTAGTACAAGGAAACCATGCATTAACGACGTGCATAATCAGGAGGAGTCACGTCGGTACAGCTTGGACGACGAGGCGGTGCCCCGGCCTCTGCCCCTTAAATAATCGCACGCGTGCGCACACACCCAACCGCGAGCTCCATCCACGCTGACGCGTCGTTACACCATGAACGCACTGCAGATCGCGTATAAGTATGTCGCCAGTGCGTCGGCCACGGCACACGGTGCAACGTGCAAGAGACGATCGAGCGTAAACTGTAAACACAGCACATGGCGGCGTCGTTGTCCATGGTGGCGTGGCCGCTAACGGTCGTGTCCCTGCTTGTAGCGTCGGCGGCGATAatgaacggcggcggcggcggcgagcaggcGCAGCCGATTGTGCCGGCGGTCATCTCGTTCGGCGACTCCACCATCGACGTCGGCAACAACAACTACGTGCCTGGCGCGGTGTTCAAGGCCGACTACGCGCCGTACGGGCAGGACTTCTTGCGCCACGAGGCCACCGGCCGCTTCTCCGACGGCAAGATCGTCACCGACATCACCGGTTTGCTATGCTACCACCACGCATGATGCCTACTCTGTAGACTGTAGTGATTAGGACGGCGGCTGTGTGTGACGGACGAGTTCGTTCTGTTCATCTGTTGGGTTGTTTGTTGCAGCTGAAACACTCGGCTTCCAGAGCTACGCGCCGCCGTACCTCAGCCCGCAGGCGTCGGGGAAGAACCTGCTCATCGGCGCCAACTTCGCCTCCGCGGCGTCCAGCTACTACGACGACACGGCGGCCATGTATGTAAgtaccatacatacatatatgttTGTGTATATATATGTAAAATTATTGCTacaacaagcaatttttagcagGATACGATAGATGTTGTTGCTTGTTGAGGCTATCTGCTAGTGACGGTTAGGTGTATGTTTGGTGCCTGCTTGTGCACACGTGCAGGACGCGATCACGCTGACCCAGCAGCTCAAGTACTACAAGGAGTACCAGTCGAAGCTGGCCGCGGTGGCCGGGCACGCCAAGGCTCGCGCCATCCTCGCCGACGCGCTCTACGTTGTCAGCACGGGCACCGGCGACTTCCTCCAGAACTACTACCACAACGCCTCCCTGTCCCGCCGCTACAACGTCGACCAGTACTGCGACCTCCTCGTCGGCATCTTCTCCGGCTTCGCCGACGTACGTCATCGACCAGATCAGAGACTCATGAATCTCAGCGCCATTCATGTGTGCCGGACGGCCGGCCGCCATCGTTTGCTCCGTGTTGAACAACGCGATCGAATCTGTGTGTTGATTGCAGGAGCTGTACAGGCTGGGAGCGCGGCGGATCGGCGTCACGTCCATGCCGCCGCTGGGCTGCCTGCCGGCGTCCATCAGGCTGTACGGCGAGGGCCGGGGCGCGTGTGTGCCGAGGCTCAACCGCGACGCCGAGACCTTCAACGAGAAGCTGAACGCCACCGTCAAGGCGCTCAGGCAGCAGCACGCGGACCTCAAGTTCGCCATCTTCGACATCTACACGCCCCTCCGCGAACTTGCCCAAGACCCGGTGGCTTATGGTACGTGTTCGATAATGTCGTGATCACGCCATGGTGATAGCTACTAACATATATGACCATCGATGTGCGTCGCCGCCGTTTATTTAGGTTTCGCGAACGCGAGGGATACGTGCTGCCGGACAGGGACGGCCAAGACGAGGGTGTACCTCTGCAATCCGACGACGGCCGGAGCATGCCGGAACGCCAGCAGCTACGTGTTCTTCGACGCCGTCCACCCGTCGGAGGCTGCCAACGTCTTCATGGCGGAGTCCATGATCGAGGCGGGCATCGAGCTGGTTACCTAGGAATAATGGCGTCAATAAAGTAGACGACAGCTGCAGATGCCGCAGCTGACAGACGGCAGACCGTAGACATGTGTCTCTTCTCATCTGTTTCCTGTTCCATCGAACAAAACTACAGTGTCTGGGATAGCCTGTGAAATTGCACCGTCGCCCGGTCGGCCTTGCCGTTTTCGTAATGTTGATAATCATATATGCATGACATCTGTAGCCGCTCATCAGTTTCCTATTCCATCCATGAAAACAACAGTGTCTTGAATAGCTTGTGAAATTGCACCGTGGCCTACCATTTTTTGTAATACTGTTAATCATATACTATGCGTTTTCCTATATATACATAATACATTTGTAAACAAGTACTAATGATCGTGATTTTCTCTTGATTTTTCATATGCAagtcttttatttatttatacatacatacatacatacacataTGTGTGTGTggttcgtgcccgtgcgttgctacgggacagctaagcttttgtattaaaaacacacggatcgcacgataagataacaatactgtgaaattaaatagcgacgttaaagtgacatttaatctaaaaagcaaagttcgtgacaTTAACACAATCCTGGAGAGCGTGGCATCGCAGGCTCACGAACTCCAATATCCATTtatttcgtgcgccaataaatccaatAGTGGCATTTTGAGGGAAGTTTCTATCGGACGTCGGGCTTTCCTTGTGTGCGCGATTGTTATGGGAATTGATTTTTGCCTTCTTGATTTGCTGCGGCTGTTATGGGAATTGAGCTGATCGCATGGAGCGATTTTGGTGTCACACCTGTGGACAGAATaattatgaatgttttagttgtagagatatggtgcattttatatactcctaggagtagttactcccataatcaataaatcacgttgcgtatgtgtacatactcatttatcagtttgagtatgttgacatactaatattaagatactccagatctttactatgtaaaaaaaattcaaaagagcacatattttttaatatattatataatactatgatagtaacatataaaataagtacaaccatatactctaagtacatatatatatatatatatatatatatatatatatatatatatatatatatatactcctccTAGCAATGTTACGGGGCATTAACATT includes these proteins:
- the LOC136529547 gene encoding GDSL esterase/lipase APG-like, with product MVAWPLTVVSLLVASAAIMNGGGGGEQAQPIVPAVISFGDSTIDVGNNNYVPGAVFKADYAPYGQDFLRHEATGRFSDGKIVTDITAETLGFQSYAPPYLSPQASGKNLLIGANFASAASSYYDDTAAMYDAITLTQQLKYYKEYQSKLAAVAGHAKARAILADALYVVSTGTGDFLQNYYHNASLSRRYNVDQYCDLLVGIFSGFADELYRLGARRIGVTSMPPLGCLPASIRLYGEGRGACVPRLNRDAETFNEKLNATVKALRQQHADLKFAIFDIYTPLRELAQDPVAYGFANARDTCCRTGTAKTRVYLCNPTTAGACRNASSYVFFDAVHPSEAANVFMAESMIEAGIELVT